One Olsenella sp. oral taxon 807 DNA segment encodes these proteins:
- a CDS encoding alpha/beta fold hydrolase has translation MDDGAHIAAYVYGNRPCDVDATARPPVLFLHGNGEEHGIFGPMIDAVAERGYAVVALDSRAQGRSTRGTRRLSYELMAKDALCCLRELGVTQAQLVGFSDGAIEALIIARDHPELAHSLLSIGANLTPEGVVDTEEWDIAGTIRAHAAWASWIRDLPAGSPIDAALLCPTADEAQDVVDLLGLMLEEPQIEAASLATIACPTTIMAGEADCILLSETEAIAAGIRSGGTADVRLVIVPEAGHSLPKEAPEVVTKELLALLARAEKGV, from the coding sequence ATGGATGATGGCGCACACATTGCGGCCTATGTCTATGGCAACCGTCCCTGCGACGTAGACGCCACAGCAAGGCCGCCTGTCCTCTTCCTACACGGCAACGGCGAGGAGCACGGCATCTTTGGACCCATGATCGACGCCGTGGCCGAGCGTGGATACGCCGTTGTCGCCCTCGACTCTCGCGCACAGGGCAGGTCTACGCGTGGCACGAGACGACTGAGCTACGAGCTCATGGCGAAGGACGCCCTCTGCTGCCTGAGGGAGCTGGGCGTGACGCAGGCCCAGCTTGTGGGCTTCTCGGACGGCGCCATCGAGGCCCTGATCATCGCCCGGGACCATCCTGAGCTGGCCCACTCGCTACTCTCGATAGGGGCGAACCTCACCCCGGAGGGCGTCGTCGACACAGAGGAATGGGACATCGCAGGCACCATCCGCGCGCACGCCGCTTGGGCGAGCTGGATCCGGGACCTTCCCGCAGGCTCCCCCATCGACGCCGCGCTGCTGTGCCCCACGGCGGACGAGGCGCAAGACGTCGTGGACCTCCTGGGGCTCATGCTTGAGGAGCCACAGATAGAGGCTGCGTCGCTTGCGACCATCGCCTGCCCGACCACGATCATGGCGGGTGAGGCCGACTGCATCCTTTTGAGCGAGACCGAGGCCATCGCAGCTGGCATTCGCAGCGGCGGCACCGCCGACGTGCGCCTCGTCATCGTGCCCGAAGCGGGCCACAGCCTTCCCAAGGAGGCACCTGAGGTCGTGACCAAGGAGCTGCTCGCCCTTCTCGCTCGCGCCGAGAAGGGCGTTTGA
- a CDS encoding class I tRNA ligase family protein yields MSVDLSNRPRFPRRAIVTAGMPYGNKGLHVGHIGGVFVSADFFARFLRDRIGQENVLFISGTDCYGSPIMEGFRTRVKDEGYAGSISDYVRENHDAQREALDAYDISLDLYSGSGLEPAKGIHEKLTAEVITRLYERGHLRRMSTRQFFDAQAGQFLNGRQVMGHCPVRGCKSEKAYADECDLGHQFDPEELISPVSQLTGTTPELRPVENWYFDLPAFKGALESLMEEWDVDPQVRPVVTKTVRESLAAPVMYVQTKYRAAFDAAAQQLPAHTLREAAKGQQSFSVTFSSWQDRDTAREVLEGAGVRYRTGKTLLPFRITGNIDWGVPAPALEGVAGLTVWCWPESLWAPISFTQTALATSEQGRYSSGDWQDWWCADDAKVYQFIGQDNIYFYCVAQPAIWEALGWDLFEDTPIANHHMLFMSKKASSSGAIKPPMALELLDHYTAEQLRCHWLSLGLDQKAVSFSPKPYDTSVSHKDKKTGEEVLVKDDPRVVDPALKESAFLTNIFNRLARSCLYGAQNVCEGHLPAQRPDEGAVDACVQATLDFERACFGFDAHGALAVAESLCRGANKRWSDESKAAKGDDDAYAHALANAFCALRTTTLLMHAATPSVCERICDYLGFERKLFFGWEHALKMPCELATVIGQRPEEHALRELPPHFDFFTKGGLQ; encoded by the coding sequence ATGTCAGTCGACCTCTCGAATCGCCCCCGCTTTCCCCGGCGCGCCATCGTCACCGCAGGCATGCCCTATGGCAACAAGGGCCTGCACGTTGGGCACATCGGCGGCGTCTTCGTGTCCGCAGACTTCTTCGCGCGCTTCCTGCGCGATCGCATCGGCCAAGAGAACGTCCTCTTTATCTCGGGCACGGACTGCTACGGCTCACCCATCATGGAGGGCTTTCGCACAAGGGTCAAGGACGAGGGCTATGCCGGGTCGATCTCTGACTACGTGCGCGAGAACCATGACGCCCAAAGGGAGGCGCTTGACGCCTACGACATCAGCCTCGACCTGTACTCGGGGTCAGGCCTCGAGCCTGCCAAAGGCATCCACGAGAAGCTCACGGCAGAGGTCATCACACGCCTCTACGAGCGCGGACACCTGCGCAGAATGAGTACCCGCCAGTTCTTTGACGCGCAGGCGGGCCAATTCTTGAACGGACGCCAGGTCATGGGCCATTGCCCCGTGCGTGGCTGCAAGAGCGAGAAGGCCTACGCTGACGAGTGCGACCTTGGCCACCAGTTTGACCCCGAGGAGCTCATCTCGCCCGTCTCGCAGCTCACAGGCACGACACCGGAGCTTCGCCCGGTGGAGAACTGGTACTTTGACCTGCCCGCCTTCAAGGGGGCGCTCGAGAGCCTCATGGAGGAGTGGGACGTGGACCCGCAGGTTCGCCCCGTCGTCACGAAGACCGTCCGAGAGTCGCTCGCAGCCCCCGTCATGTATGTCCAAACGAAGTATCGTGCGGCCTTCGATGCCGCAGCGCAGCAACTTCCAGCACACACGCTGCGCGAGGCCGCCAAAGGGCAGCAGTCCTTCTCCGTGACGTTCTCCAGCTGGCAGGACCGTGACACGGCCCGCGAGGTCCTCGAAGGCGCAGGCGTGCGCTACCGCACGGGAAAGACGCTTCTGCCCTTCCGCATCACGGGCAACATCGACTGGGGCGTACCCGCGCCAGCGCTTGAGGGCGTGGCAGGTCTCACCGTCTGGTGCTGGCCCGAGTCGCTCTGGGCACCCATCAGCTTCACCCAGACGGCACTCGCCACGTCAGAGCAGGGTCGCTACTCGAGTGGTGACTGGCAGGACTGGTGGTGCGCAGATGACGCCAAGGTCTACCAGTTCATTGGCCAGGACAACATCTACTTCTACTGTGTCGCGCAGCCGGCGATCTGGGAGGCGCTCGGATGGGACCTCTTTGAGGACACGCCCATCGCCAACCACCACATGCTGTTCATGAGCAAGAAGGCCTCGAGCTCCGGTGCGATCAAGCCGCCCATGGCCCTGGAGCTGCTGGACCACTACACGGCCGAGCAGCTGCGCTGTCACTGGCTCAGTCTTGGCCTCGACCAAAAGGCCGTGAGCTTCTCGCCAAAGCCCTACGACACGAGCGTGAGTCACAAGGACAAGAAAACCGGCGAGGAGGTCCTGGTCAAAGATGACCCGCGCGTCGTGGACCCCGCCCTCAAGGAGAGCGCCTTTCTGACCAACATCTTCAACCGCCTGGCCCGCAGTTGTCTCTATGGTGCGCAGAACGTCTGCGAGGGGCACCTTCCCGCACAGAGGCCCGACGAGGGGGCGGTGGATGCCTGCGTGCAGGCGACACTCGACTTCGAGCGAGCCTGCTTTGGCTTCGACGCGCACGGAGCGCTCGCCGTGGCGGAGAGCCTCTGCCGAGGCGCCAACAAGCGTTGGTCGGACGAGTCGAAGGCTGCCAAGGGGGATGACGACGCCTACGCCCACGCGCTTGCGAACGCCTTCTGCGCGTTGCGCACGACAACGCTTTTGATGCACGCGGCAACACCCTCTGTCTGCGAGAGGATCTGCGACTACCTGGGCTTTGAGCGCAAGCTCTTCTTTGGGTGGGAGCACGCCCTCAAGATGCCCTGCGAGCTGGCGACAGTGATTGGCCAGCGGCCCGAGGAGCACGCGCTCAGGGAGCTTCCTCCCCACTTTGACTTCTTCACGAAGGGCGGCTTGCAGTGA
- the glgB gene encoding 1,4-alpha-glucan branching protein GlgB — MESYDFYVGREYDAQGYLGSHVSEGGVVFRTFAPAADGVVLLLSGQDAGQGDGPHEYEMHAALDGNFWEVEVAGAREGDAYEYRISHAGTSVDHADPFGRRMELRPAHRSIVCEPTHDWQDGAWMGARASSYDKPMNIYELNLGSWRKRSGEAASDDPADWYRYDELAQPLVDYLHDLGYNYVEFMPLSEYPFDGSWGYQPTGFFAPTSRYGTPEQLMYLVDTLHRANIGCILDIVPVHFATDSYGLATYDGTALFEYPHEDVGVSEWGSHNFMYSRGETRSLMQSSANMWLRDYHFDGLRMDAISRIIYWQGDEARGVNGNAVDFVRSMNSGLKRLNPSCILIAEDSTNFKGTTRPTKEGGLGFDYKWDMGWMHDTLDFLHMDPYFRGPNYGRLSFSMMYFPNERYLLPLSHDEVVHGKGTIVQKMWGELDQKFPQARSLYLYMMTHPGKKLSFMGFELAQLREWDERREQDWSLRGCPDHEAFWRFCEALNHTYLDQPALWERDYDPEGFEWRDVTSNERVCFAFERKDSRGGRLLTLLNLSGVTQEDWEVELPDTHNVWVMLDTDWQRFGGTTPEGAELVKIDGDTGTLSCTLPAFTGLLLGIS; from the coding sequence ATGGAGAGCTACGACTTCTACGTTGGCAGAGAGTACGACGCGCAGGGCTACCTGGGTTCGCACGTGAGCGAGGGGGGCGTCGTGTTTCGCACCTTCGCCCCGGCGGCCGATGGCGTAGTGCTGCTTCTCAGCGGTCAGGATGCAGGCCAAGGGGATGGGCCACACGAGTACGAGATGCACGCGGCCCTCGATGGCAACTTCTGGGAGGTGGAGGTTGCGGGCGCACGAGAGGGTGACGCCTATGAGTACCGCATCTCCCATGCGGGCACGTCTGTCGACCATGCGGACCCCTTTGGCAGGCGCATGGAGCTTCGTCCCGCCCACCGCAGCATCGTCTGCGAGCCTACCCACGATTGGCAGGATGGGGCTTGGATGGGAGCGCGTGCGAGCAGCTACGACAAGCCCATGAACATCTACGAGCTCAACTTGGGTTCTTGGCGCAAGCGCTCGGGCGAGGCAGCCTCCGATGACCCCGCTGACTGGTATCGCTACGACGAGCTGGCCCAGCCCCTCGTAGACTACTTGCATGACCTCGGTTACAACTACGTGGAGTTCATGCCGCTCTCGGAGTATCCCTTCGACGGCTCCTGGGGCTACCAGCCAACGGGCTTCTTTGCGCCGACCAGCCGCTACGGGACGCCAGAGCAGCTCATGTATCTTGTGGACACGCTGCACCGGGCAAACATCGGCTGCATTCTCGACATCGTGCCCGTGCACTTTGCCACGGACTCCTACGGCCTCGCCACCTACGACGGCACAGCCCTCTTCGAATACCCGCATGAGGACGTGGGTGTCTCGGAGTGGGGTAGCCACAACTTCATGTACTCTCGCGGCGAGACCCGCAGCCTCATGCAGTCGAGCGCCAACATGTGGCTGCGCGACTACCACTTTGACGGACTGCGCATGGACGCCATCAGCCGCATCATCTACTGGCAGGGCGACGAGGCCCGTGGCGTAAACGGCAACGCCGTCGACTTCGTCAGGTCCATGAACAGCGGGCTCAAGAGACTCAACCCCAGCTGCATCCTCATCGCGGAGGACTCCACGAACTTCAAGGGCACGACGAGGCCGACCAAGGAGGGAGGGCTTGGCTTCGACTACAAGTGGGACATGGGCTGGATGCACGACACCCTTGACTTCCTGCACATGGACCCCTACTTTCGAGGCCCCAACTACGGCAGGCTGAGCTTCTCGATGATGTACTTTCCCAACGAGCGCTATCTGTTGCCGCTCAGCCACGACGAGGTGGTCCACGGCAAGGGAACCATCGTCCAGAAGATGTGGGGAGAGCTCGACCAAAAGTTCCCACAGGCCCGCTCGCTCTACCTCTACATGATGACCCATCCCGGCAAGAAGCTCAGCTTCATGGGCTTCGAGCTAGCGCAGCTGCGCGAGTGGGACGAGAGGCGAGAGCAGGACTGGTCGCTTCGGGGATGTCCCGACCACGAGGCCTTCTGGCGCTTTTGCGAGGCGCTCAACCACACCTACCTTGACCAGCCCGCCCTTTGGGAGAGGGACTACGATCCGGAGGGCTTCGAGTGGCGCGACGTCACAAGCAACGAGCGCGTCTGCTTTGCCTTCGAGCGCAAAGACAGCCGGGGGGGACGCCTGCTCACCCTCCTCAACCTCTCTGGTGTGACGCAAGAGGACTGGGAGGTCGAGCTCCCAGACACCCACAACGTCTGGGTCATGCTCGACACGGACTGGCAGCGCTTTGGGGGAACCACGCCCGAGGGTGCGGAACTGGTCAAGATCGACGGGGACACAGGGACCCTGAGCTGCACGCTTCCCGCCTTTACGGGCCTGCTTCTCGGGATATCGTAG
- a CDS encoding DUF3267 domain-containing protein, translated as MRELCKIDVLHDERLRQGIAGRGLAMLVAGLLAALLLAALGVRDELGPLAWIALLLVSLGLALPVHELIHAAAFRLLGGPSVRVRFGYAKGMLWASAAGVILSRRRFVVVLLAPVTVLSLTFLACGVTLGCPLLGWLCFAVHLSGCSGDLAMVCAICARRDCTHVRDSDCGIDLLG; from the coding sequence ATGAGAGAACTTTGCAAGATAGACGTCCTCCACGACGAGCGCCTACGCCAAGGCATCGCAGGCAGGGGCCTTGCCATGCTGGTGGCGGGTCTGCTCGCGGCGCTCCTTTTGGCTGCGCTGGGCGTGCGCGACGAGCTTGGACCGCTCGCATGGATAGCCCTGCTGCTGGTATCCCTTGGCCTTGCGCTTCCTGTGCACGAGCTCATCCACGCGGCGGCGTTCAGGCTGCTGGGCGGGCCATCCGTACGTGTGCGCTTTGGCTATGCCAAAGGCATGCTCTGGGCGTCGGCGGCAGGCGTGATCCTCTCGCGCAGGCGCTTCGTCGTAGTGCTCCTCGCGCCCGTCACCGTGTTGAGCCTCACGTTTCTTGCCTGTGGGGTCACTTTGGGTTGCCCGCTTTTGGGCTGGCTATGCTTTGCCGTGCACCTCTCGGGCTGCTCGGGTGACCTTGCGATGGTGTGCGCGATTTGCGCCAGAAGGGACTGCACCCACGTGCGCGACAGTGACTGTGGCATCGACTTGCTGGGCTGA
- a CDS encoding YbhB/YbcL family Raf kinase inhibitor-like protein, whose translation MQIDVTLDSKGYLPDRFAKYSSELYKGVPTCSFPFSVSGLPTGTHTLALSFVDFDSIPVCGFAWIHWIAANIAVPAGSATLSLEADASNVGTFGMVQGKNSSASPLSGETDPLVTCRYNGPQPPDKDHVYTLHVYALDSRLDLAEGFWLNELLRQMEGHVIASARTNLPARV comes from the coding sequence ATGCAAATCGACGTGACACTGGATTCGAAGGGCTACCTACCCGACCGCTTCGCAAAGTACTCCAGCGAACTCTACAAGGGTGTCCCCACCTGCTCGTTTCCCTTCAGCGTGTCAGGCCTGCCCACAGGAACGCATACGCTGGCCCTGAGCTTCGTTGACTTTGACTCCATACCCGTCTGTGGGTTCGCGTGGATCCATTGGATCGCGGCCAACATCGCCGTGCCAGCAGGATCTGCGACCCTGAGCCTTGAGGCCGACGCCTCGAACGTGGGCACCTTCGGCATGGTCCAGGGCAAGAACTCATCGGCCTCCCCCCTTTCGGGCGAGACCGACCCCCTCGTGACCTGCCGTTACAACGGACCGCAGCCCCCTGACAAGGACCATGTGTACACCCTGCACGTGTATGCCCTCGACAGCCGGCTCGACCTCGCCGAGGGCTTCTGGCTCAACGAGTTGCTCAGGCAGATGGAGGGACACGTGATCGCAAGCGCGAGGACCAACCTCCCCGCACGGGTGTAG
- a CDS encoding epoxyqueuosine reductase QueH, which translates to MTTPLLLHACCGPCSLEPVRLLRAEGFEPTICWTNPNIQPLEEHDRRLQTLRAWAADVAQLEVIIAGDDRKAWERAVAPAAFDRQRRCRACYALRLAEVCRIARERGFTHVSTTLAVSPYQLFDICEEEFVRLASAHGLTAVWRDFRPHYPDAIRQACALCMYRQCYCGCRFSAAEAAIERHEARDARKERRAAARRMSTSAASLCPVLAMVR; encoded by the coding sequence ATGACAACGCCGCTTCTGCTGCACGCCTGCTGTGGCCCCTGCTCCCTAGAGCCCGTAAGGCTCCTTCGCGCCGAGGGATTCGAGCCCACCATCTGCTGGACGAACCCCAACATCCAGCCTCTTGAGGAGCATGACCGTCGCCTGCAGACGCTTCGGGCTTGGGCGGCCGATGTCGCCCAGCTTGAGGTCATCATCGCAGGAGATGACCGAAAGGCATGGGAGAGGGCCGTGGCACCTGCGGCATTCGATAGGCAGCGACGGTGCCGCGCCTGCTATGCGCTGCGCCTCGCAGAGGTCTGTCGCATCGCTCGGGAGCGGGGCTTCACGCACGTATCGACGACGCTTGCCGTCTCGCCCTACCAGCTCTTTGACATCTGCGAAGAGGAGTTTGTCAGGCTTGCGAGCGCCCATGGCCTCACGGCCGTCTGGCGCGACTTCAGGCCCCACTATCCCGACGCCATCCGCCAGGCCTGTGCGCTGTGCATGTATCGGCAGTGCTATTGCGGCTGTCGCTTCTCTGCGGCGGAGGCCGCCATCGAGCGCCATGAGGCTCGCGACGCGCGCAAAGAGAGGCGTGCCGCAGCGCGGCGGATGTCAACCTCCGCAGCATCCCTGTGCCCCGTCCTTGCCATGGTGCGCTAG
- the queA gene encoding tRNA preQ1(34) S-adenosylmethionine ribosyltransferase-isomerase QueA produces MRTDDFDYPLPDELIAQRPAEPRDSCRLLVLHRESGKVEHRRFTDLIDYLEPGDLLVANETRVLPGRLLGRKRGTGGVAQTLLLRRREDLDPEGHVWECLVKPGKRLRQGAVIEYRQGGAHAPVTAEPLLEGRIIDYLEGSRGGRLVRFETRGALSLDEAIHQTGLVPLPPYITQYEGDPENYQTVYAMREEHSAAAPTAGLHFTPTLIKTIRQKGVLFGTVELEVGLDTFRLVEEDDPTEHVMHTERYRVGQDVVDAVHAAKAAGHRVIAVGTTSVRSLESAFDPSLPVSTPPVTARGFERAAGSAAFTGTGDIVACLDATTDLYLMPGSTFHVVDALVTNFHVPRSTLMMLVSALATREQIMAAYRAAVDERYHFLSFGDAMLIV; encoded by the coding sequence ATGCGCACCGACGACTTTGATTACCCGCTTCCCGACGAGCTCATTGCCCAAAGGCCGGCGGAGCCGCGTGACTCCTGCCGTCTGCTCGTTCTCCATCGCGAGAGTGGCAAGGTTGAGCATCGCCGCTTCACGGACCTCATCGACTACCTGGAGCCAGGTGACCTTCTCGTCGCAAACGAGACTCGCGTGCTGCCGGGACGCCTTCTGGGCCGCAAGCGAGGGACGGGCGGCGTCGCGCAGACGCTTCTTTTGAGGCGTCGAGAGGACCTCGATCCTGAGGGTCATGTCTGGGAGTGTCTCGTAAAGCCGGGCAAGCGTCTCAGGCAGGGGGCTGTCATCGAGTATCGCCAAGGCGGAGCTCATGCGCCTGTGACCGCAGAGCCGCTGCTCGAAGGTAGGATCATCGACTATCTGGAGGGCAGTCGCGGGGGGCGTCTCGTGCGCTTCGAGACGCGAGGCGCACTCTCGCTCGACGAGGCCATCCACCAAACCGGACTCGTGCCGCTTCCGCCCTACATCACGCAGTACGAGGGCGATCCCGAGAACTACCAAACCGTCTACGCCATGCGGGAGGAGCACTCGGCTGCGGCCCCGACGGCAGGGCTGCACTTCACGCCCACGCTCATCAAGACTATCCGGCAGAAGGGCGTCCTGTTCGGGACCGTCGAGCTCGAGGTGGGACTCGACACCTTCCGTCTGGTGGAGGAGGACGATCCCACCGAGCACGTGATGCATACGGAGCGCTACCGCGTGGGGCAGGACGTCGTCGATGCCGTGCACGCCGCCAAGGCGGCAGGACATCGCGTCATTGCCGTTGGTACGACTTCGGTCCGCTCGCTCGAGAGCGCCTTTGACCCGAGTCTGCCTGTGTCGACCCCTCCCGTCACGGCGCGTGGCTTCGAGAGGGCAGCTGGATCTGCGGCGTTCACCGGCACAGGCGACATCGTAGCGTGTCTCGACGCGACTACGGACCTCTACCTGATGCCGGGCTCGACCTTCCACGTGGTGGACGCCCTCGTCACGAACTTCCACGTGCCGCGCTCGACGCTTATGATGCTCGTCTCGGCCCTTGCCACAAGAGAGCAGATCATGGCCGCCTACCGGGCTGCCGTCGACGAGCGCTACCACTTCCTGAGCTTTGGCGACGCGATGCTCATCGTGTAG
- a CDS encoding HPr family phosphocarrier protein, with protein MVSKQVTIVSSTGLHARPASQFVQVAKGFQCAVTIKDVEKGSSPINAKSIMMILAAGLGTGSKVEIACDGADEQDALNALVTIKDGDESLFSE; from the coding sequence ATGGTTTCTAAGCAGGTCACTATCGTTAGCTCCACCGGTCTCCATGCTCGTCCGGCTTCCCAGTTCGTTCAGGTCGCCAAGGGATTTCAGTGCGCCGTCACCATTAAGGACGTCGAGAAGGGTTCTTCCCCCATCAACGCCAAGTCCATCATGATGATTCTGGCCGCTGGCCTGGGCACCGGCTCCAAGGTTGAGATCGCCTGCGACGGCGCCGATGAGCAGGACGCGCTGAACGCGCTTGTCACCATCAAGGATGGCGACGAGTCCCTGTTCTCCGAGTAG
- the tgt gene encoding tRNA guanosine(34) transglycosylase Tgt → MSERQFSFDIIAEDPVTHARAGVFHTPHGDVPTPIFMPVGTKATVKGILPDQLKAIGTRILLANTYHLSQRPGADLIEDMGGLHTFMRWDGPILTDSGGFQIFSHGEFVRLADEGVTFRTVDYDGSYVHWSPADNMRIAQQLGADIVMQLDQCPPYPAERRFVERAVELSGLWAERCRAAHTREDQALFGIVQGGVHMDLRLRSLSRLEACGGFPGYGIGGYSVGEDHSTMFETLAPLASEHMPREKPRYLMGVGNPTTLVHGVECGIDMFDCVLPTRTARMGCAFSREGRLKLRHARFTHDAAILDEGCDCPACAGGYTRAYLHHLVKQGEMVGAILLSLHNLRFLLHLMERARESIIDGSYASFVRRWDALPAADKDW, encoded by the coding sequence GTGAGCGAGCGACAGTTCAGCTTTGACATCATCGCGGAGGATCCCGTGACCCACGCCCGCGCAGGCGTGTTCCACACGCCGCATGGTGACGTCCCCACCCCTATCTTCATGCCAGTGGGGACGAAGGCCACGGTGAAGGGCATCCTGCCCGACCAGCTCAAGGCCATCGGCACGAGGATCCTGCTTGCCAATACCTACCACCTCTCGCAGCGTCCCGGTGCCGACCTCATCGAGGACATGGGCGGCCTTCATACGTTCATGCGCTGGGACGGACCCATCCTCACAGACTCGGGTGGCTTTCAGATCTTTAGCCATGGAGAGTTCGTGCGGCTCGCGGATGAGGGTGTGACCTTCCGCACCGTGGACTACGACGGCTCCTACGTCCACTGGTCACCTGCGGACAACATGCGCATAGCGCAGCAGTTGGGTGCCGACATCGTGATGCAGCTCGACCAGTGCCCTCCCTACCCGGCCGAGAGGCGCTTCGTCGAGCGCGCCGTCGAGCTCTCGGGCCTGTGGGCCGAGCGCTGCCGTGCCGCGCACACCAGAGAGGATCAGGCCCTCTTTGGCATCGTCCAGGGTGGCGTGCACATGGACCTGCGCCTGAGGAGCCTTTCTCGCCTCGAGGCCTGCGGGGGCTTTCCCGGCTACGGCATCGGCGGCTACTCGGTGGGGGAGGACCACAGTACCATGTTCGAGACCCTCGCGCCCCTTGCAAGCGAGCACATGCCGCGCGAGAAACCCCGCTACCTCATGGGTGTGGGTAACCCCACGACGCTCGTGCATGGTGTCGAGTGCGGCATCGACATGTTCGACTGTGTGCTGCCCACGCGCACGGCGCGCATGGGGTGCGCCTTCTCAAGGGAGGGACGGCTCAAGCTCCGCCATGCCCGCTTCACGCATGATGCTGCCATCCTGGACGAGGGCTGCGACTGCCCGGCCTGCGCGGGCGGCTACACCCGCGCCTACCTCCACCACCTCGTCAAGCAGGGCGAGATGGTGGGCGCCATCCTGCTCAGCCTGCACAACCTGCGCTTTTTGCTCCACCTCATGGAGCGCGCCCGCGAGTCCATCATCGACGGCAGCTACGCTTCCTTCGTGAGGCGCTGGGATGCACTTCCCGCCGCCGACAAGGACTGGTAA
- the secD gene encoding protein translocase subunit SecD: protein MARDSKRSGSKLGVDRWKESEAGTSGGDKASRKLRGEGRRRAEKGSRARGKMSPKARRYLSTLVVLLVVLVVSVIGFTPVSERITQGLDIRGGVSVIMRASTSDGSTPSASDMATATTIVQSRVNALGASETSVQQQGTNSILIQIPGATDADAVISTLGQTGHLEFVRLDQIGDADALMKLSAGTSNVKLKDGTYTAFMDGSVISTVAVGQNTTSATGGYAVNLTLNPEGSRVFAEITKELAPTGGQIAIVLDGVIYSAPRVQNEITGGQVSITGNFSIDKAKELKTVLDSGSLPVTLTYSESRVVGPTLGQDSLAQGVVAIGVGIVIVVAYLFFFYHGLGLLTLGSLAAFAILYLGLLALLSHFGAFALTLPGLAGVVLTTGSAADSSILVLERFREEIRMGRSIRQASVSGAKHGIMTSLDADAVTMVTALALFFVAVGSVKGFGLTLALGIVCDVITMFCFKAPALRLLALGPIERAPRFWGVKQDLDEAARLQEETAATGGRGAGKGGESRA, encoded by the coding sequence ATGGCACGAGACAGCAAGCGCTCGGGCTCCAAGCTTGGCGTGGACCGGTGGAAGGAGTCCGAAGCAGGTACCTCTGGAGGCGACAAAGCCTCAAGAAAGCTGAGGGGTGAGGGAAGACGGCGGGCGGAAAAGGGTTCGCGCGCCCGGGGCAAGATGAGTCCCAAGGCTCGTCGCTACCTGTCGACCCTCGTCGTCCTCTTGGTGGTCCTGGTGGTCTCCGTTATCGGCTTCACGCCCGTGAGCGAGAGGATCACCCAGGGCCTCGATATCAGGGGCGGCGTTTCTGTGATCATGCGGGCGTCCACCTCCGACGGCTCGACGCCAAGCGCGAGCGACATGGCCACAGCCACCACCATCGTGCAGAGCCGCGTTAACGCCCTCGGCGCCTCCGAGACGTCTGTGCAGCAGCAGGGCACGAACTCCATCTTGATCCAGATACCGGGTGCCACTGATGCCGATGCGGTCATCTCGACCTTAGGCCAGACCGGCCACCTCGAGTTCGTCCGCCTCGACCAGATAGGCGATGCCGACGCGCTCATGAAGCTCTCGGCCGGCACGAGCAACGTCAAGCTCAAGGACGGTACCTACACTGCCTTCATGGACGGCTCCGTGATCTCGACCGTGGCAGTGGGGCAGAACACCACGAGCGCGACCGGGGGCTATGCGGTCAACCTCACCCTCAACCCCGAGGGCAGCAGGGTGTTCGCGGAGATCACCAAAGAGCTTGCCCCCACGGGTGGTCAGATCGCCATCGTGCTCGACGGCGTCATCTACTCCGCGCCCAGGGTCCAAAACGAGATCACGGGAGGGCAGGTCTCCATCACGGGCAACTTCAGCATCGACAAGGCCAAAGAGCTCAAGACGGTGCTTGACTCGGGCTCGCTTCCCGTCACGCTCACCTACTCCGAGAGTCGGGTCGTCGGCCCGACCCTCGGGCAGGACTCCCTCGCCCAGGGCGTCGTTGCCATCGGCGTCGGCATCGTGATCGTGGTTGCCTACCTATTCTTCTTCTACCATGGCCTTGGGCTTCTCACCCTCGGGTCGCTTGCTGCCTTCGCCATCCTCTACCTGGGACTCTTGGCACTTCTCTCGCACTTTGGCGCCTTCGCGCTCACGTTGCCGGGTCTTGCCGGCGTGGTGCTTACCACGGGCTCTGCCGCCGACTCCTCGATCTTGGTGTTGGAGCGCTTTCGCGAGGAGATCCGCATGGGTCGCTCCATCAGACAGGCGTCGGTCTCCGGCGCCAAGCACGGCATCATGACCTCGCTCGACGCCGATGCCGTCACGATGGTCACGGCGCTCGCCCTCTTCTTCGTCGCGGTGGGATCGGTCAAGGGCTTTGGACTCACGCTCGCCCTCGGCATCGTCTGCGACGTTATCACCATGTTCTGCTTCAAGGCGCCCGCCCTGCGCCTGCTCGCACTCGGACCCATAGAGCGGGCCCCTAGGTTCTGGGGCGTCAAGCAGGATCTCGATGAGGCGGCCCGCCTGCAAGAGGAGACCGCTGCCACAGGCGGCAGGGGTGCTGGGAAGGGGGGTGAGTCACGTGCGTAG